Proteins from a genomic interval of Candidatus Dormiibacterota bacterium:
- the mnmA gene encoding tRNA 2-thiouridine(34) synthase MnmA translates to MQKPRVIAAMSGGVDSAVAAGLLVEAGYDVIGVTMKMYSPTRAPHAKSCCGIDDFDDARRTAATLDIPHYVLNFEETFRRNVIERFADDYAQGRTPNPCVSCNNFVKLGTLGAYADKLGATYIATGHYARVEHREDGTHLFRNPHAKDQAYALAQLTPAQLSRLLLPLCDWDKATTRSHAQRLGLAIHDKTESQDICFVEGGDYRAVLERVRPGINAPGTIVASDGTVRGTHAGIAQYTVGQRAKLPASNAGPRYVTRIDAATNTITIGTHDELLADGLEATEVNLLRPDLLGEQPRPVDVMVRYRAVPAPALASIDRTGNLQVRFDKPVRAVTPGQLVALFERDGDEVLGAATIAHIT, encoded by the coding sequence ATGCAGAAACCCCGCGTGATCGCCGCAATGAGCGGCGGCGTCGATTCAGCGGTTGCGGCCGGCCTTCTGGTTGAAGCCGGCTACGACGTGATCGGCGTAACGATGAAGATGTACTCACCCACTCGAGCGCCGCACGCGAAAAGCTGCTGCGGCATCGATGACTTCGACGACGCCCGGCGCACCGCCGCGACGCTGGACATCCCGCACTACGTCCTGAATTTCGAGGAGACGTTCCGCCGGAACGTCATCGAGCGTTTCGCCGACGACTACGCGCAGGGACGCACGCCCAACCCATGCGTCTCGTGCAACAACTTCGTCAAACTGGGGACGCTGGGAGCGTATGCCGACAAGCTCGGTGCGACGTACATCGCAACCGGACACTACGCACGGGTCGAGCATCGCGAAGACGGCACGCATCTGTTCCGCAACCCGCATGCGAAAGACCAGGCCTACGCTTTAGCGCAACTGACGCCCGCGCAACTCTCCCGGCTCCTTCTTCCGCTCTGCGATTGGGACAAAGCGACGACCCGTTCGCACGCGCAGCGGCTCGGGCTCGCGATCCACGATAAGACCGAGTCGCAGGACATCTGTTTTGTCGAAGGCGGCGATTATCGCGCGGTCCTGGAGCGCGTTCGCCCGGGTATCAACGCACCCGGAACGATCGTCGCGTCCGATGGGACCGTCCGCGGCACGCACGCCGGGATCGCGCAGTACACAGTCGGGCAGCGTGCCAAACTCCCTGCGAGCAACGCCGGGCCGCGATATGTCACCCGTATCGACGCCGCGACGAACACCATCACCATCGGGACCCACGACGAGCTTCTGGCGGATGGGTTGGAGGCGACGGAAGTCAATCTCTTACGCCCGGATCTCTTGGGCGAGCAACCGAGGCCGGTCGACGTGATGGTTCGCTATCGAGCGGTGCCGGCTCCGGCGCTCGCCAGCATCGATCGAACCGGGAACCTCCAGGTGCGATTCGACAAGCCGGTCCGCGCGGTGACCCCCGGACAATTGGTGGCACTTTTCGAACGCGACGGCGACGAAGTCTTGGGGGCGGCGACGATCGCGCATATAACCTAG
- a CDS encoding helix-turn-helix domain-containing protein — protein sequence MPALGERFRAAREARGLSLSDVSEQIRIRSVYLAAIEDENWVAIGAPVYIRGFLKTYARFLGLDADEIVASFTDRPIPPAVESHEPPSRPSRQPLPPPAEAEPPPRNLTPVLWLAALVAVALIAFVVYNELTIGTKSPAPVTAQSSAAPSSAASSLPVALPSPVASETPIASQAGGTPSPGASPSSAPSSSPVPSSSPGSGGPNTVQVVLSAPSWVRVTVDGNVSMEGTFPAGTSRLFHGKTARLRIGNAGGVSVYVDGKGLGKLGADGSVVERTFSL from the coding sequence ATGCCAGCGTTGGGCGAGCGGTTTCGCGCCGCACGTGAGGCTCGAGGCCTCTCCCTTTCCGATGTCTCCGAGCAGATTCGTATTCGCTCGGTCTATCTTGCTGCCATTGAGGACGAGAACTGGGTGGCGATCGGCGCCCCCGTATACATCCGCGGCTTCCTCAAAACCTACGCGCGGTTCTTAGGCCTCGACGCCGACGAGATCGTCGCGAGTTTCACCGATCGGCCGATTCCGCCGGCCGTCGAATCGCACGAACCCCCGAGCCGTCCTTCCCGGCAACCCTTGCCGCCTCCGGCCGAGGCTGAGCCACCGCCGCGAAACCTCACCCCCGTTCTGTGGCTGGCCGCCTTGGTTGCCGTGGCGTTGATCGCCTTCGTCGTCTACAACGAGTTAACGATCGGGACCAAGAGCCCCGCCCCGGTGACGGCCCAATCGTCGGCAGCCCCGAGCTCCGCCGCTTCCAGCCTGCCGGTTGCTTTGCCGAGCCCGGTCGCTTCGGAGACTCCGATCGCTTCGCAGGCGGGCGGCACGCCGAGCCCCGGGGCGTCGCCGAGCTCAGCACCCTCGTCGAGCCCCGTGCCCTCGTCGAGCCCGGGGAGCGGTGGCCCCAATACCGTCCAGGTCGTCCTCTCGGCTCCCTCGTGGGTGCGGGTGACGGTTGACGGAAATGTTAGCATGGAGGGTACGTTTCCGGCCGGGACGTCTCGGCTCTTCCACGGTAAGACGGCTCGCCTGCGCATCGGAAATGCGGGCGGCGTCAGCGTCTACGTCGATGGAAAGGGCCTGGGAAAGCTGGGCGCCGACGGAAGCGTCGTCGAACGTACGTTTTCGTTATAG
- the rimO gene encoding 30S ribosomal protein S12 methylthiotransferase RimO codes for MPSVSFVSLGCAKNLVDTEVMIAKLGAAGWQLEADASQADTVIINTCAFIDPAKAESTEVILEHAQQKRAGQQLVVAGCLAQRYGEQLQALIPEIDGVVGTGSYAGIVELLDDVQAGKRPVRLDFEAEPEHDFLPRLITTPRATAYLKIAEGCDHPCTFCIIPKLRGAFRSRSEESILKEARALAAGGTRELVLIAQDTSMWGRDRGMRRGGLAQLLESLHEVEGIDWIRLLYLYPATVDSELIEAIARLPKVCKYMDMPLQHAHPDVLRAMLRPSNGERYLEIIDEFRRRVPGITMRSTFIVGFPGESQEHVAYLEEWIGRAELDRVGFFEYSAEEGTPGATLPGTVSARERRKRLVRLREAQRQASERARSRRLGSQVNVLVEERRPLRKSDPFRAALGQAQVWFGRSQGEAPGVDGGIYFSGEAQIGAFVPVTLDGLGAFDFYGRATVRETSIVG; via the coding sequence TTGCCCTCAGTTTCGTTTGTCAGCCTCGGATGCGCCAAAAATTTGGTCGATACCGAAGTCATGATCGCTAAGCTCGGCGCGGCCGGATGGCAGCTGGAAGCCGACGCCTCGCAGGCCGATACCGTCATCATCAACACCTGCGCGTTTATCGACCCCGCCAAGGCGGAGTCGACCGAAGTCATTCTGGAGCACGCGCAGCAGAAGCGCGCCGGGCAGCAACTCGTGGTTGCGGGTTGCCTGGCCCAGCGATACGGCGAACAATTGCAAGCGTTGATTCCGGAAATCGACGGCGTGGTCGGCACCGGCTCGTACGCCGGGATCGTGGAGTTGCTCGACGACGTTCAAGCCGGTAAGCGTCCGGTTCGATTGGATTTCGAGGCCGAACCCGAGCACGATTTTCTGCCGCGTCTCATTACGACGCCGCGGGCCACCGCATATCTGAAAATTGCCGAGGGATGCGACCATCCGTGCACGTTTTGCATCATCCCCAAATTGCGCGGCGCGTTCCGCAGCCGGAGCGAGGAATCAATTCTAAAGGAAGCGCGGGCGCTCGCTGCAGGCGGCACGCGCGAACTGGTACTCATCGCGCAGGATACGTCGATGTGGGGACGCGACCGGGGGATGCGCCGCGGCGGCCTCGCGCAACTGCTCGAAAGTCTGCACGAAGTCGAAGGCATCGACTGGATCCGCTTGCTCTATCTCTATCCGGCGACGGTGGACAGCGAACTGATCGAGGCGATCGCTCGCTTGCCGAAGGTCTGTAAATACATGGATATGCCGTTGCAACACGCGCATCCGGACGTGCTGCGGGCGATGTTGCGGCCGAGCAACGGCGAACGCTATCTCGAGATCATCGACGAATTCCGCCGCCGCGTTCCGGGCATCACGATGCGCTCGACGTTCATCGTGGGTTTCCCAGGAGAGTCGCAGGAACATGTGGCCTATCTTGAAGAGTGGATAGGCCGGGCCGAACTGGATCGCGTTGGCTTTTTTGAGTACAGCGCGGAAGAGGGTACTCCGGGCGCGACGCTGCCGGGAACCGTTTCGGCGCGCGAGCGCCGCAAGCGGCTGGTGCGGCTGCGCGAGGCGCAACGTCAGGCCTCGGAGCGCGCTCGGTCGCGGCGACTGGGCTCGCAGGTGAACGTCCTGGTTGAGGAGCGGCGACCGCTTCGTAAAAGCGATCCGTTTCGGGCGGCGTTGGGGCAGGCTCAGGTATGGTTCGGTCGTTCGCAGGGTGAAGCCCCGGGTGTCGACGGCGGCATCTATTTTAGTGGTGAGGCCCAGATCGGCGCGTTCGTTCCCGTCACGCTTGACGGGCTCGGAGCCTTCGATTTCTACGGCCGTGCAACCGTGAGGGAGACCAGTATCGTTGGGTAA
- a CDS encoding YajQ family cyclic di-GMP-binding protein, with translation MASESSFDVVSRIDQQELDNALNQARKEVEGRFDFKNSKTSIESDGKKITVVSDDELKMKNVIDILQGKAIKRGIDIKAFDLGAVEPAAGGTVRQIITLRSGIPKEKSKELTEKIKSLKLKVNAQYQDEQLRVSGKDRDALQAVIAALKAMNFELPLQFVNYR, from the coding sequence GTGGCGAGCGAATCATCGTTCGACGTCGTGTCGCGCATCGACCAGCAAGAACTCGATAACGCGCTCAATCAAGCGCGCAAAGAAGTCGAAGGGCGTTTCGATTTCAAGAACTCCAAAACGAGCATCGAAAGCGACGGCAAAAAAATCACCGTCGTCTCCGACGACGAACTCAAGATGAAGAACGTCATCGACATCCTGCAGGGCAAAGCAATCAAGCGCGGCATCGATATCAAGGCCTTCGATTTGGGCGCCGTCGAGCCGGCCGCGGGCGGCACCGTTCGCCAGATCATTACGCTCCGGAGCGGGATCCCGAAAGAGAAGAGCAAGGAGCTCACGGAGAAAATCAAGTCGCTCAAGCTCAAGGTCAATGCCCAATACCAAGACGAGCAATTGCGCGTCTCCGGCAAGGATCGTGACGCGTTGCAGGCGGTGATCGCCGCACTAAAAGCGATGAACTTCGAACTTCCTCTCCAATTTGTGAATTACAGGTAG